One genomic region from Thalassotalea sp. PS06 encodes:
- the ettA gene encoding energy-dependent translational throttle protein EttA yields the protein MALPDKFIYSMHRVSKVVPPKRTILKDISLSFFPGAKIGVLGLNGAGKSTLLRIMAGVDTEFEGEAKALAGTKIGYLPQEPELDEEATVREIVEQAVSEVKNALTRLDQVYMEYAEEGADFDALAKEQGELEAIIDSQDGHNIDNVLERAADALRLPEWDQKVKVLSGGERRRVALCRLLLEKPDMLLLDEPTNHLDAESVAWLERFLHDYNGTVVAITHDRYFLDNVAGWILELDRGHGIPWEGNYSSWLEQKDARLEQEKRTENALQKTIKQELEWVRSNPKARQAKSKARMARFEELSSHENQKRNETNELYIPPGPRLGDKVLEVENLTKSFNDRVLIDDLSFSIPKGAIVGIIGPNGAGKSTLFKMLSGTETPDSGSVTVGETVKLASVDQFRDDMDDKNTVFQEISEGNDIISIGGYETPSRAYVSRFNFKGNDQQKFIGDLSGGERNRVHLAKLVKTGGNLLLLDEPTNDLDVETLRALEEALLEFPGCAMVISHDRWFLDRIATHIIDYRDEGQVNFFEGNFTEYEEWLKKTLGPQAVEPHRIKYKRITA from the coding sequence ATGGCTTTGCCCGATAAATTTATTTACTCCATGCACCGCGTGTCAAAAGTGGTGCCTCCAAAACGTACCATTCTTAAAGATATTTCCCTTTCATTTTTCCCTGGCGCCAAAATCGGTGTTCTCGGTTTAAATGGTGCAGGTAAATCAACATTGCTGCGCATCATGGCCGGCGTTGATACTGAGTTTGAAGGTGAAGCAAAAGCCTTAGCCGGTACCAAAATCGGTTATTTACCGCAGGAGCCAGAGCTTGATGAAGAAGCAACGGTTCGCGAAATTGTCGAGCAAGCAGTAAGTGAAGTTAAAAACGCCCTGACCCGCCTTGACCAGGTTTACATGGAATATGCTGAGGAAGGCGCTGATTTTGACGCTTTGGCGAAAGAACAAGGTGAGCTGGAAGCCATTATTGATTCTCAGGATGGCCACAACATTGATAATGTGTTGGAGCGTGCTGCCGATGCATTGCGTCTTCCTGAGTGGGATCAGAAAGTAAAAGTATTATCTGGTGGTGAGCGTCGTCGTGTCGCCTTATGTCGTTTGCTTTTAGAAAAACCAGACATGCTATTGCTCGACGAACCAACTAACCACCTGGATGCAGAATCGGTCGCCTGGTTAGAGCGCTTCCTACACGATTACAATGGCACTGTTGTCGCCATTACCCACGATCGTTATTTCCTGGATAATGTTGCAGGTTGGATCCTAGAACTTGACCGTGGCCATGGTATTCCATGGGAAGGTAACTACTCATCCTGGCTTGAGCAAAAAGATGCACGCCTTGAACAGGAAAAACGTACTGAAAATGCCCTGCAGAAAACCATCAAGCAAGAGCTTGAATGGGTGCGTTCAAATCCGAAAGCTCGTCAGGCGAAAAGCAAAGCCCGTATGGCGCGCTTTGAAGAATTGTCGAGTCATGAAAATCAAAAGCGTAACGAAACTAATGAGCTTTACATTCCACCTGGCCCGCGTCTAGGTGACAAAGTGCTTGAAGTTGAGAACCTTACCAAGTCATTTAACGACCGCGTATTAATTGATGATTTGAGTTTCTCCATTCCCAAAGGTGCCATCGTTGGGATTATCGGACCAAATGGTGCCGGTAAATCTACCCTGTTTAAAATGCTGAGCGGTACTGAAACCCCGGATTCCGGTAGTGTTACCGTTGGCGAAACGGTCAAACTGGCCAGCGTCGATCAGTTCCGAGACGATATGGATGATAAAAACACCGTATTCCAGGAAATCTCTGAGGGTAATGACATTATCTCTATCGGTGGTTATGAAACTCCGAGCCGTGCTTATGTAAGTCGTTTTAACTTTAAAGGAAATGACCAACAAAAATTTATTGGTGATTTATCCGGTGGTGAGCGTAACCGTGTGCATCTGGCCAAGCTAGTGAAAACCGGTGGTAACTTATTACTGCTCGATGAGCCAACCAATGACCTCGATGTTGAGACCTTGCGTGCTCTTGAAGAGGCGCTGTTGGAATTCCCCGGTTGTGCCATGGTAATTTCCCATGACCGTTGGTTCTTAGACCGAATTGCAACCCATATTATCGATTATCGTGATGAAGGTCAGGTTAATTTCTTTGAAGGTAACTTTACCGAATACGAAGAATGGCTGAAGAAAACCCTTGGGCCACAGGCAGTTGAACCGCACCGTATCAAATACAAGCGCATTACGGCATAG
- a CDS encoding 3D domain-containing protein, translating into MGKPQFSRLLAGLAGIMSLAACQTVPERISAPNNYQCQDGWRVTGYYTPIENDFEAPYQSLTLKTQENYHFKRNFVDAVRIEGWGKTRFGWYLGYFSGNWHKSPVPLNSTGKMLNLGEVAVDNTLIAKQSTVIIPHTAEHIQRSTFVATDVGSAIKQKHVDVYTGEGEQARLKTYAITGYHQVCFADRAPSA; encoded by the coding sequence ATGGGCAAACCGCAATTTAGCCGACTTTTAGCAGGACTTGCAGGGATAATGTCGTTGGCCGCCTGCCAAACAGTTCCGGAGCGAATTTCCGCTCCGAACAACTATCAATGTCAGGATGGCTGGCGAGTCACCGGTTATTACACGCCCATTGAAAATGATTTTGAGGCTCCGTATCAATCTCTCACCTTGAAAACTCAGGAGAACTATCACTTTAAAAGAAATTTTGTCGATGCGGTGCGCATTGAGGGCTGGGGAAAAACCCGTTTTGGCTGGTATTTAGGCTACTTTTCCGGAAACTGGCATAAAAGCCCGGTACCATTAAATTCAACGGGAAAAATGCTTAATCTCGGGGAAGTTGCTGTCGACAATACCCTTATCGCTAAACAAAGTACGGTGATTATTCCACATACCGCCGAGCACATTCAGCGTTCAACATTTGTGGCTACCGATGTCGGTAGCGCTATCAAACAAAAACATGTGGACGTTTATACCGGAGAGGGAGAGCAAGCTAGGCTGAAAACATACGCCATTACCGGTTATCATCAGGTTTGTTTTGCCGACAGAGCCCCATCAGCCTGA
- a CDS encoding LysE family translocator, with translation MNAEMFAALALFCFVSSITPGPNNLMLMSSGATFGFRRTIPHMLGVGIGFVVMVILVGVGLMQLFDQFPLSYQILKLISVVYLLYLAYKIAHSSDPVTSDSATEESSESKPTPISFWQAVAFQWVNPKAWAMALTSISAYAPSQQFSAVLFVAFIFGVINLPSVSAWAMLGQELQRVLTNPRRLQLFNWTMAALLIVSLYPVVTN, from the coding sequence ATGAACGCTGAAATGTTTGCCGCCTTAGCGCTATTTTGTTTTGTCTCCTCAATAACACCAGGCCCTAACAATCTGATGTTAATGTCTTCAGGTGCAACCTTTGGTTTTCGTCGCACCATTCCGCATATGCTAGGCGTAGGGATTGGTTTTGTGGTTATGGTCATTCTCGTCGGCGTTGGCCTGATGCAGCTATTTGATCAGTTTCCGCTGAGTTACCAAATCCTGAAACTGATTAGCGTTGTCTATCTATTGTATCTGGCCTATAAAATTGCCCATTCTTCTGATCCGGTGACCTCAGATTCTGCAACTGAAGAGTCGAGCGAAAGTAAACCAACACCAATCAGTTTTTGGCAGGCCGTAGCGTTTCAGTGGGTTAATCCGAAGGCCTGGGCAATGGCGTTAACCTCGATCAGCGCTTATGCACCTTCTCAACAGTTTAGTGCGGTGTTATTCGTCGCGTTTATTTTCGGGGTAATCAATTTGCCTTCGGTCAGTGCCTGGGCGATGCTAGGGCAGGAGTTGCAGAGGGTGTTAACCAACCCACGGCGTTTGCAGCTTTTTAACTGGACGATGGCCGCACTGTTGATTGTATCTTTGTACCCAGTAGTGACGAATTAA
- a CDS encoding Lrp/AsnC ligand binding domain-containing protein: protein MQSLPIPIPQSGRTLSGFGIKECHNITGAFEYLLWVETSDLVAYKVFYTLVLVSLPQVHSITTYVVMESVKENQ from the coding sequence TTGCAAAGTTTGCCTATACCAATTCCACAGAGTGGGAGAACACTTAGTGGATTTGGTATAAAAGAGTGCCATAACATCACTGGCGCATTTGAGTATCTGTTGTGGGTAGAAACCAGTGACTTAGTTGCCTACAAAGTGTTTTATACCCTTGTGTTGGTTAGCTTGCCGCAGGTACACTCAATTACGACCTATGTGGTTATGGAATCGGTTAAGGAAAACCAGTAG
- a CDS encoding GNAT family N-acetyltransferase: MITITDTDRLTFRLMDENDKQLLFDLDQDPEVMRFINGGTPTSWEDIEQRFLPRLRAYRNPENGWGLWQINLKDNDAFLGWVLVRPMDFFSEQRKDNNLEIGWRLKQKYWGKGYATEAAKAIMETLAELPKVDKISAIADPDNQGSINIMKKLGMRYLKTYTYRDGGREEDVVYYQIDVKGMENGQTAI, translated from the coding sequence ATGATAACAATTACTGATACTGACCGTCTTACGTTCAGACTCATGGACGAAAACGACAAACAACTGCTTTTTGATTTAGACCAAGACCCTGAGGTGATGCGATTCATCAATGGCGGTACCCCGACATCTTGGGAAGATATTGAGCAACGATTTCTGCCAAGATTGCGAGCTTATCGCAATCCAGAAAACGGTTGGGGCCTGTGGCAAATCAACCTCAAAGACAATGATGCGTTTCTTGGCTGGGTCCTTGTCCGCCCAATGGATTTTTTCTCAGAACAACGCAAAGACAATAACCTGGAAATAGGCTGGCGATTAAAGCAGAAATACTGGGGCAAAGGCTATGCCACTGAAGCTGCAAAAGCGATTATGGAAACGCTTGCTGAGTTGCCAAAAGTCGATAAGATTTCTGCCATCGCCGATCCTGATAATCAAGGTTCAATCAACATCATGAAGAAACTGGGCATGCGTTATCTCAAGACCTATACATACCGAGATGGCGGTCGTGAAGAAGACGTGGTTTATTACCAAATCGATGTCAAAGGAATGGAAAATGGGCAAACCGCAATTTAG
- a CDS encoding response regulator, which yields MERLAIVSQPDSPTSRLTKSVSQALIILCTCSAATPSFTYATEAPASQSSGVLSEDSLASRLQTLSTETDSNKALAEYDKILADTLLDDVDKIQVLRGKGMFAFQFNNLDMAIAAFGQAKLVSEAIDDVQQQAEISKMLGVFRYYRGDNKLAIKHYNEAIPYYVAKTDFLQQANLLNNIGLANTAMARYELALNAYEQAEPLYLQYGDKADQIDVRFNIGGLYVELNRYDVAIESFLEVKAFRETVQDLDGLALVHSDLGIAYKCADNFELAEKFQLLAYEHYKANDKGYDIATQGINLAGLYNEFGEPEKARPFALLGIEYGTQYQHYGAVAGSYYELARVNYVSGEHDKAFANLEQANTLAKKVDDNDLLEEILQLSALVNAAVGNYQQAQLIQQQFARSVVESSNNELNEKLAEFETQQLKQRITQLEAQDKLSQLEFDKANQARNFIVFILIFITIILLLLMQKKRSREAKAELETMVDTRTEELLQTTKELEEANRIKNQFLANVTHEIRTPLSVVIGNAEALLNDEVQSSEKPKHYQQLYSNSLFLLEIVNDILDLSKIEANQIKLIPKPVLLVDLFTELEAMFAEQARQKGLNFKVNFNFSDDVRIHLDAMRFNQILFNLCSNAIKFTEQGSVTVDVLLHDGQLQVTVTDTGIGMDAVQVEQVFGCFVQGDNSISRRFGGSGLGLYLVSNLCQLMDAKIDVDSRLGTGSVFSVSLPVAVVGNHGVEKTLSASVHAKTAYQFNGRVLVAEDHPDNRALIRLYLQRLGIDVSTVCDGLEAIQWLQNNEVDLVFMDIQMPNLDGFSALTRLSKSGFSKPVYAFTANAMSHEIEHYLNVGFSGYIEKPLNRENIIDTLKKHLPYEAEKFTAETHGEQHSGDAQIEILATSFVASAKTDINSICLADEQQDWQAMSDLCHKLCGAAQMFGFVELADASRRLELSLINRRFDKKRPLLLELKMLVANLSETSSA from the coding sequence ATGGAAAGATTAGCCATCGTATCTCAACCGGATTCTCCTACAAGCAGATTAACGAAATCTGTGTCTCAGGCGCTGATAATATTGTGCACTTGCAGTGCGGCAACGCCTTCTTTTACATACGCAACTGAAGCACCAGCATCGCAATCCTCTGGCGTTCTGTCCGAGGATAGCTTAGCGTCACGTCTGCAAACCTTATCCACAGAAACCGATAGTAACAAGGCTCTTGCTGAGTACGATAAAATATTGGCCGACACGTTGCTTGATGATGTAGACAAAATCCAGGTGCTTCGCGGCAAAGGGATGTTCGCGTTTCAATTTAACAACCTTGATATGGCAATTGCCGCATTTGGCCAGGCAAAGTTGGTTTCCGAGGCGATAGACGATGTGCAACAACAAGCTGAAATAAGCAAGATGCTCGGGGTGTTTCGCTATTATCGCGGCGACAATAAATTAGCGATTAAGCATTACAATGAAGCTATACCGTATTACGTCGCTAAAACTGATTTCTTACAACAGGCTAATTTACTTAATAATATTGGTCTAGCCAATACGGCGATGGCCAGATATGAATTGGCGTTAAATGCCTATGAGCAGGCAGAGCCTTTGTACCTTCAATATGGAGATAAAGCCGATCAAATCGATGTCCGCTTCAATATTGGTGGTCTGTATGTAGAATTGAATCGCTATGATGTGGCTATCGAATCTTTCCTGGAAGTAAAGGCGTTTCGTGAAACGGTTCAGGATTTAGACGGTCTTGCCCTGGTCCACAGCGATTTAGGTATCGCTTATAAATGTGCAGATAACTTCGAATTAGCAGAAAAATTCCAGCTTCTCGCCTACGAGCACTACAAAGCTAATGATAAGGGTTATGACATAGCGACTCAGGGCATAAATCTGGCGGGCTTATACAATGAATTTGGGGAGCCGGAAAAGGCTCGCCCATTTGCCCTGCTAGGAATTGAATACGGAACTCAGTATCAACATTATGGCGCGGTTGCCGGTAGCTATTATGAACTGGCTAGGGTTAATTATGTATCTGGCGAGCACGACAAAGCCTTTGCAAACCTTGAGCAGGCCAATACGCTAGCGAAGAAAGTAGATGATAACGACTTACTCGAAGAAATATTGCAGCTGTCGGCATTGGTAAATGCCGCCGTTGGAAATTATCAGCAGGCGCAATTGATTCAGCAACAGTTTGCGCGTAGTGTCGTTGAGTCATCAAATAACGAATTAAATGAAAAACTTGCTGAATTTGAAACGCAGCAATTAAAACAACGTATTACGCAGTTAGAAGCACAGGATAAGCTCAGTCAATTAGAATTTGATAAAGCCAATCAGGCGCGCAATTTTATTGTTTTTATACTTATCTTCATCACCATTATCTTGCTGCTGTTGATGCAAAAGAAGCGGTCGAGAGAGGCAAAAGCTGAACTAGAAACTATGGTGGATACCCGTACTGAAGAGTTGTTGCAAACCACCAAGGAACTGGAAGAAGCTAACCGTATTAAAAACCAGTTTTTGGCGAACGTAACCCATGAAATTCGCACCCCGCTATCTGTTGTCATCGGTAATGCTGAAGCCCTGTTAAATGATGAAGTTCAAAGTTCGGAAAAACCTAAACATTATCAACAGTTATATTCTAATAGTCTGTTCTTATTAGAAATCGTCAACGATATTCTTGATTTGAGTAAAATTGAAGCAAACCAGATTAAGCTCATCCCTAAACCTGTGCTGCTGGTTGATTTGTTTACAGAACTGGAAGCGATGTTTGCTGAACAGGCGCGTCAAAAGGGTCTGAACTTCAAAGTGAATTTTAACTTTTCTGATGATGTACGAATTCATCTCGATGCAATGCGATTCAATCAGATATTGTTTAACCTGTGTTCCAATGCCATCAAATTTACCGAGCAGGGAAGTGTGACGGTCGATGTGTTGCTGCATGATGGGCAACTGCAGGTCACAGTAACCGATACTGGTATTGGCATGGACGCGGTGCAGGTAGAGCAGGTGTTCGGTTGTTTTGTGCAGGGGGACAACAGTATTTCCCGTCGTTTTGGCGGTAGTGGCCTGGGCTTATATTTAGTTTCTAACTTGTGTCAGCTAATGGATGCCAAAATCGATGTCGATAGTCGCCTCGGGACCGGTAGCGTATTCTCAGTTTCTCTTCCTGTTGCCGTTGTTGGCAATCATGGCGTTGAGAAAACCTTAAGTGCCAGCGTCCACGCCAAAACCGCTTATCAGTTTAATGGTCGTGTTCTGGTTGCCGAGGATCACCCCGATAACCGCGCCTTGATTCGCTTGTATCTGCAACGTCTGGGTATTGATGTATCAACAGTCTGTGACGGCCTTGAGGCAATCCAATGGTTACAAAACAACGAGGTTGATCTGGTGTTTATGGATATTCAAATGCCAAACCTCGATGGCTTTAGCGCCTTGACACGTTTGTCGAAATCTGGATTTAGCAAACCTGTTTATGCGTTTACCGCCAACGCTATGTCCCATGAAATTGAACATTATCTCAATGTTGGTTTTTCGGGATATATTGAAAAGCCTTTGAATCGGGAAAATATCATTGACACCTTGAAGAAGCATTTACCTTATGAGGCAGAGAAATTCACTGCCGAGACTCATGGAGAGCAACATAGTGGCGATGCTCAGATAGAAATATTAGCAACGAGTTTTGTTGCCAGTGCGAAAACCGATATAAACAGTATTTGTCTGGCAGACGAGCAACAGGACTGGCAAGCCATGAGTGATTTGTGTCATAAGCTATGTGGTGCGGCGCAAATGTTTGGCTTTGTTGAGCTTGCAGACGCTAGCAGACGTTTGGAACTAAGCCTGATAAACCGTCGCTTTGATAAAAAACGTCCGTTATTGCTGGAGTTAAAAATGCTGGTTGCCAATTTGAGTGAGACATCCTCCGCCTGA